Proteins from a single region of Sphingopyxis sp. BSN-002:
- a CDS encoding ribonuclease T(2), which yields MRWPSAVALALMPVAVQAQALSCSVPGRIPVPRLEQNPRDEPVRRPPVTGYKLSMSWSPQHCARVRNPKDARDRFQCSGENGRFGWVLHGLWPEADTRDYPQWCRPAKIVPQAVLKKHLCMTPSAQLLQHEWAKHGTCMSPHPAAYFRAAEMLFRTVRFPDMAKLGAQPQTTGSIRRAFAAINPGIRETMIGVSTDRDGWLTEVSYCLGPRMRPQACKVFQKGAPDRKTVRIRPMPRG from the coding sequence TTGCGCTGGCCTAGCGCCGTCGCCCTGGCGCTGATGCCGGTCGCGGTGCAGGCACAAGCGCTTTCCTGCTCGGTTCCCGGTCGCATCCCCGTTCCGCGGCTCGAACAGAACCCGCGCGACGAGCCCGTGCGAAGGCCGCCGGTCACCGGGTACAAGCTGAGCATGAGCTGGTCTCCGCAGCATTGCGCGAGGGTGCGCAATCCGAAGGATGCGCGCGACCGCTTCCAATGTTCGGGCGAGAATGGCCGCTTCGGCTGGGTGCTGCACGGGCTGTGGCCCGAGGCCGATACGCGCGACTATCCGCAATGGTGCCGTCCGGCGAAGATCGTGCCGCAGGCGGTGCTGAAGAAGCATCTGTGCATGACGCCTTCGGCGCAGTTGCTCCAGCACGAATGGGCGAAGCATGGAACGTGCATGAGCCCGCACCCGGCTGCCTACTTCCGCGCCGCCGAAATGTTGTTCCGCACCGTCCGGTTTCCCGACATGGCAAAGCTCGGCGCGCAGCCGCAGACCACGGGAAGTATTCGCCGCGCTTTTGCCGCGATCAATCCGGGCATCCGCGAAACGATGATCGGCGTGTCGACGGACCGCGATGGCTGGCTGACCGAGGTCAGCTATTGTCTGGGGCCGCGTATGCGTCCGCAGGCCTGCAAGGTTTTCCAGAAGGGCGCCCCGGATCGCAAGACGGTGCGTATCCGGCCGATGCCGCGCGGTTAA
- the nadC gene encoding carboxylating nicotinate-nucleotide diphosphorylase — MSDFSLSGFDLGAFVRSTLAEDMDSGGDITSMATIPAGARFSGVMDSRDAITVAGLPIAEMFFRALDPAMEIEILVEEGEAVAAGSDLMRLSGNARAMLTAERSALNTVQHLSGIATMTRQYVDALAGTGATLLDTRKTIPGLRVLEKYATRMGGATNHRMGLWDAAMIKDNHVAVAGSVEEAVRRAVDAGIERIIVEVDRVAQVEPALKAGATHLLLDNMGLDELRACVALVGGKVPTEASGGVRLDTIHDIGATGVTYVSVGRLTQSAPAADIGLDFALA, encoded by the coding sequence ATGAGCGACTTCTCCCTTTCCGGTTTCGACCTTGGCGCCTTCGTCCGCAGCACTTTGGCCGAGGATATGGACTCGGGCGGCGATATTACCTCGATGGCGACGATCCCTGCGGGCGCCCGCTTTTCGGGAGTAATGGACAGCCGCGACGCGATCACCGTTGCCGGACTGCCGATCGCCGAGATGTTCTTTCGCGCGCTGGACCCGGCGATGGAGATCGAGATCCTCGTCGAAGAGGGCGAGGCGGTTGCGGCGGGCAGCGACCTGATGCGGCTGTCGGGCAACGCGCGCGCGATGCTGACCGCCGAGCGGTCGGCGCTGAACACGGTGCAGCATCTGTCTGGAATTGCAACGATGACGCGGCAATATGTCGATGCGCTCGCGGGAACGGGCGCGACCTTGCTCGACACGCGCAAGACGATCCCGGGTCTGCGGGTGCTCGAGAAATACGCGACGCGAATGGGCGGCGCGACGAACCACCGCATGGGACTGTGGGACGCGGCGATGATCAAGGACAATCATGTCGCGGTCGCCGGATCGGTCGAGGAAGCGGTGCGCCGCGCGGTCGACGCCGGGATCGAGCGGATTATCGTCGAGGTCGACCGCGTCGCGCAGGTCGAACCCGCGCTGAAGGCGGGGGCGACGCATCTGCTTCTGGATAATATGGGCCTCGACGAACTGCGGGCATGTGTTGCGCTGGTTGGCGGGAAGGTGCCGACCGAAGCGTCAGGCGGCGTCAGGCTCGACACGATCCATGACATCGGCGCGACCGGCGTGACCTATGTATCGGTCGGGCGGCTGACCCAGTCGGCGCCCGCGGCGGACATCGGGCTCGATTTTGCGCTGGCCTAG
- a CDS encoding nitronate monooxygenase: protein MQSPICAMLGIEFPLLAFSHCRDVVVAVSKAGGMGVFGAASLPPERLEEELAWIDEHIGGRPYGVDLIVPNSFAGKGEARSELPPIPSEHKAFVADLLGKHGVNEGDLALPAVGGGLGENMTDDGAAKLLEVAFRHPIKLIANALGVPPPLMLELGKRFGVPVAALVGTRDHALAQVRAGVDILVVAGGEAGGHCGEVATMVLVPEVAAAVEAVGASTPILAAGGIVTGRQMAAAMAMGAHGAWTGSVWLTTAEAETNPVVKEKMLAASSRDTVRSKSRTGKPSRQLRSPWTDAWEAEGAPKPLPMPLQSLVSEPALRKVDKLSEGGHEGAKALATYWVGQGVGLMNEAMGAGQVVQEFKEDWIAACERLNGFIGA, encoded by the coding sequence ATGCAATCCCCGATCTGTGCGATGCTCGGCATCGAATTCCCCCTCCTCGCCTTCTCGCACTGTCGCGACGTCGTCGTCGCGGTGTCGAAAGCCGGCGGCATGGGCGTCTTCGGCGCGGCGTCGCTGCCGCCCGAGCGGCTGGAGGAAGAGCTGGCGTGGATCGACGAACATATCGGCGGTCGTCCCTATGGGGTCGATCTGATCGTCCCGAACAGCTTCGCCGGCAAGGGTGAGGCCCGGAGCGAGCTCCCGCCGATCCCTTCCGAACACAAGGCGTTCGTCGCAGACCTGCTTGGCAAGCACGGCGTAAACGAAGGTGATCTTGCGCTTCCCGCTGTAGGCGGCGGCCTCGGCGAGAATATGACCGACGACGGCGCCGCCAAGCTGCTCGAAGTCGCCTTCCGTCACCCCATCAAGCTCATCGCCAACGCGCTCGGCGTGCCGCCGCCGCTGATGCTCGAACTCGGCAAGCGCTTCGGCGTGCCGGTCGCCGCGCTCGTCGGCACACGTGACCATGCGCTCGCGCAGGTTCGTGCCGGCGTTGACATCCTTGTCGTCGCGGGCGGCGAAGCCGGTGGCCATTGCGGTGAAGTCGCGACGATGGTCCTCGTTCCTGAAGTCGCGGCGGCCGTGGAAGCCGTCGGCGCCAGCACCCCGATCCTCGCCGCCGGGGGCATCGTCACCGGGCGCCAGATGGCCGCTGCAATGGCGATGGGCGCGCATGGCGCATGGACCGGCTCGGTGTGGCTAACCACCGCCGAGGCCGAGACCAATCCGGTCGTGAAGGAAAAGATGCTCGCCGCCTCGTCGCGCGACACGGTGCGCTCGAAGAGCCGCACCGGCAAACCCTCACGCCAGCTCCGCTCGCCATGGACCGACGCGTGGGAAGCCGAGGGCGCCCCGAAACCGCTGCCGATGCCGCTGCAGTCGCTGGTAAGCGAACCCGCGCTGCGTAAGGTCGATAAATTGTCCGAGGGCGGCCACGAAGGCGCGAAGGCGCTCGCGACCTATTGGGTCGGTCAGGGCGTCGGCCTGATGAACGAGGCAATGGGCGCCGGGCAGGTCGTCCAGGAGTTCAAAGAGGACTGGATCGCCGCGTGCGAACGGCTCAACGGCTTTATCGGCGCCTAA
- a CDS encoding peptidylprolyl isomerase translates to MSDQTLTLSLSTGDVVIRLRPDLAPLHVERITGLAKEGFYDGVVFHRVIPGFMAQGGDPTGTGMGGSKLPDLPQEFNAEPHVRGVCSMARAQNPNSANSQFFICFDDARFLDKQYTVWGEVIEGMENVDALPKGEPPREPGKIVKATVSE, encoded by the coding sequence ATGTCCGACCAGACGCTCACCCTTTCGCTGTCGACCGGCGATGTCGTTATCCGCCTGCGCCCCGACCTTGCGCCGCTGCACGTCGAGCGCATCACCGGCCTTGCCAAGGAAGGCTTTTACGACGGCGTCGTCTTTCACCGCGTGATCCCGGGCTTCATGGCGCAGGGCGGTGACCCGACCGGCACGGGCATGGGCGGCAGCAAGCTTCCCGACCTGCCGCAGGAATTCAACGCCGAGCCGCACGTTCGCGGCGTGTGCTCGATGGCGCGGGCGCAGAACCCGAACAGCGCGAACAGCCAGTTCTTCATCTGCTTCGACGACGCGCGCTTCCTCGACAAGCAATACACCGTCTGGGGCGAAGTGATCGAAGGCATGGAAAATGTCGACGCGCTGCCGAAGGGCGAGCCGCCGCGCGAGCCCGGTAAGATCGTCAAGGCGACCGTCAGCGAATAA
- the mgtE gene encoding magnesium transporter, which produces MDKREESLPPEDIVITDERDAGRDQPAREAETELDEDDRLRPRFVREVIDLAEEGEGEAARERIGRLHPADIADLFELASSDERPILAAVLGDMLSADVLAEMNDYVREELIDLLAPEQVAELASELDTDDAVAIIEDMEEDDQQAVLEAMEPEDRAAIEDALSFPEESAGRLMQREYVAVPEHVTVGDVIDRLREDVDLATDFWEIFVVDPMHRPIGTCQLSWILRTPRDIAVADVMKREQTLIPVDMDQEEVALRFQKYALISAAVVDKAGRLVGMITVDDVVHIIQEEAGEDILRLSGAGDGDINEPIAMTIRTRLSWLTVNLGTAMLAASVVGFFEGAIAKFALLAVLMPIVSGMGGNAGTQTLAVTVRAIATNQLTASNTLRMIFREFRIAAVNGLSLGILIGTGTALIFGNPLLGVVIASAMLINNLVAGLAGILVPVTLDRLDVDPAVSSAVFVTTLTDIMGFFSFLGLAVVSGLTTMG; this is translated from the coding sequence ATGGACAAACGCGAAGAGTCCCTGCCCCCTGAAGATATCGTCATCACCGACGAGCGCGATGCGGGTCGCGACCAGCCTGCGCGCGAAGCCGAAACCGAACTGGACGAAGACGATCGTCTGCGCCCCCGCTTCGTCCGCGAGGTCATCGACCTTGCCGAAGAAGGCGAAGGCGAGGCTGCGCGCGAGCGCATAGGCCGCCTCCATCCGGCCGACATCGCCGACCTTTTCGAACTCGCGAGCTCCGACGAACGCCCGATCCTCGCCGCCGTACTCGGCGACATGCTCTCCGCCGACGTGCTGGCAGAGATGAACGACTATGTGCGCGAGGAACTGATCGATCTCCTCGCGCCCGAACAGGTCGCCGAACTCGCCTCCGAACTCGATACCGACGATGCCGTCGCGATCATCGAGGATATGGAAGAGGACGACCAGCAGGCGGTGCTCGAGGCGATGGAGCCCGAAGACCGCGCCGCGATCGAGGACGCCCTTTCCTTCCCCGAGGAATCCGCCGGCCGCCTGATGCAGCGCGAATATGTCGCGGTGCCCGAGCATGTGACCGTCGGCGACGTCATCGACCGGCTGCGCGAGGACGTCGATCTTGCGACCGACTTCTGGGAAATCTTCGTCGTCGACCCGATGCACCGGCCGATCGGAACCTGCCAGCTGAGCTGGATATTGCGCACGCCGCGCGACATCGCCGTGGCCGACGTGATGAAGCGCGAACAGACGCTGATCCCGGTCGATATGGATCAGGAAGAGGTCGCGCTCCGCTTCCAGAAATATGCGCTGATTTCAGCCGCTGTCGTCGACAAGGCCGGCCGCCTCGTCGGCATGATCACGGTCGATGACGTCGTCCACATCATCCAGGAAGAAGCCGGCGAGGACATCCTGCGCCTGTCGGGCGCCGGCGACGGCGACATCAACGAACCGATCGCCATGACGATCCGCACGCGCCTGAGCTGGCTGACCGTCAACCTCGGCACCGCGATGCTCGCCGCGTCGGTTGTCGGATTCTTCGAAGGCGCGATCGCGAAGTTCGCGTTGCTCGCGGTCCTGATGCCGATCGTCTCGGGCATGGGCGGAAATGCGGGAACGCAGACCCTTGCCGTCACCGTTCGCGCCATCGCGACCAACCAGCTGACGGCGTCAAACACGCTGCGCATGATCTTTCGCGAATTTCGCATTGCCGCAGTGAACGGCCTGTCGCTCGGCATCCTGATCGGCACGGGTACCGCGCTGATCTTCGGAAACCCGTTGCTGGGCGTCGTCATCGCCTCGGCGATGCTGATCAACAATCTGGTCGCGGGTCTCGCCGGCATCCTCGTGCCTGTCACGCTCGATCGGCTCGACGTCGATCCCGCGGTCTCGTCGGCGGTATTCGTGACGACCCTCACCGACATCATGGGCTTTTTCTCGTTCCTCGGCCTTGCCGTAGTGAGCGGCCTCACCACGATGGGGTGA
- a CDS encoding entericidin A/B family lipoprotein, which produces MTSVRVILLTLLASFLVAGCNTVKGAGRDIESVGQAGSDAIH; this is translated from the coding sequence ATGACGAGTGTCCGTGTAATCCTCCTCACCTTGCTCGCCAGCTTTCTGGTCGCTGGCTGCAATACGGTGAAGGGTGCTGGCCGCGATATCGAATCGGTCGGCCAGGCGGGTAGCGACGCCATCCACTGA
- the tatC gene encoding twin-arginine translocase subunit TatC has translation MTEEASATAVNEDGAGGKMPLLDHLIELRSRLLKSLLAIGVAFLLCLYFARAILTVLVHPLTEAGLKKLIYTKPTEAFFVEMKVALFAAMMLAFPVIANQLWKFVAPGLYRKEQRALLPFLFATPILFATGACFAYFITIPTALHFLFGFQRDLGGVTQEALPATGEYISFIMQFLMAFGIAFLLPILLMLIERAGLVTREQLISARRYMIVGAFAIAAVFTPPDVLSQLLLAIPLVLLYELSIVAIWFTQRKRKTGAEAAPVEPLEEA, from the coding sequence ATGACCGAAGAAGCCTCCGCAACGGCGGTGAACGAGGATGGTGCGGGCGGCAAGATGCCGTTGCTCGACCACCTGATCGAGCTGCGGTCCCGTTTGCTGAAATCGCTGCTCGCTATCGGCGTGGCGTTTCTGTTGTGCCTGTATTTTGCCCGCGCGATACTGACCGTGCTCGTCCACCCGCTCACTGAAGCGGGATTGAAGAAACTCATCTACACCAAGCCGACCGAAGCTTTTTTTGTCGAAATGAAGGTCGCGTTGTTCGCCGCGATGATGCTGGCATTCCCTGTCATTGCGAACCAGCTCTGGAAATTCGTCGCTCCGGGTCTTTATCGCAAGGAACAACGGGCGCTTCTGCCCTTTCTGTTTGCGACACCCATATTGTTCGCGACCGGCGCCTGCTTCGCCTACTTCATCACCATCCCGACGGCGCTGCATTTCCTGTTCGGGTTTCAGCGCGATCTGGGTGGCGTGACGCAAGAGGCCCTGCCGGCAACCGGCGAATATATCAGCTTCATCATGCAGTTTCTGATGGCGTTCGGGATCGCCTTCCTGTTGCCGATCCTGCTGATGCTCATCGAGCGTGCGGGCCTCGTCACGCGTGAGCAACTCATCAGTGCACGCCGTTACATGATCGTCGGCGCGTTCGCGATCGCGGCGGTCTTCACGCCGCCCGACGTGCTGAGCCAGCTGCTGCTCGCGATCCCGCTGGTGCTGCTGTACGAACTGTCCATCGTCGCGATCTGGTTCACCCAGCGCAAACGCAAAACAGGCGCCGAAGCGGCGCCTGTCGAGCCTCTCGAAGAGGCTTAG
- the tatB gene encoding Sec-independent protein translocase protein TatB, producing the protein MFDVAPTEFLLVIIVALVVIGPKDLPKAMRFVGKWVGKARGMARHFRSGLDTMMREAELEELEKQWRAQNDAIMKEFPRVDEAGAGTPPLIAASPADGAPPENPDHAAAATRPETHEVPPRDGPLP; encoded by the coding sequence ATGTTCGACGTTGCGCCGACCGAGTTTCTGCTCGTCATCATAGTGGCTCTGGTTGTTATCGGCCCCAAGGATTTGCCCAAGGCGATGCGCTTTGTCGGCAAGTGGGTCGGCAAGGCGCGCGGTATGGCGCGCCATTTCCGTTCGGGCCTCGACACGATGATGCGCGAAGCCGAACTCGAGGAGCTCGAGAAGCAATGGCGCGCGCAGAATGACGCGATCATGAAGGAATTCCCGCGGGTCGATGAGGCCGGAGCGGGGACCCCTCCGCTGATTGCCGCTTCACCGGCGGACGGGGCACCGCCTGAAAATCCGGACCATGCGGCTGCGGCTACCAGGCCCGAGACGCATGAAGTTCCGCCGCGCGATGGCCCGCTGCCATGA
- a CDS encoding twin-arginine translocase TatA/TatE family subunit produces MGSFSLVHWLVLGLIVLLLFGKGRFSDMMGDVAKGLKSFKKGMAEDDTPPAPKHIEGQRAPDATPTPTAETEIR; encoded by the coding sequence ATGGGTAGCTTTAGCCTCGTTCACTGGCTTGTTCTCGGCCTGATCGTCCTGCTGTTGTTCGGCAAGGGCCGCTTTTCCGATATGATGGGCGATGTTGCGAAGGGCCTGAAGAGCTTCAAGAAGGGCATGGCCGAAGACGATACGCCGCCTGCTCCGAAGCATATCGAAGGACAGCGCGCCCCGGACGCGACTCCCACGCCGACCGCGGAAACCGAAATCCGCTGA
- the scpB gene encoding SMC-Scp complex subunit ScpB → MIDDLERAIEAMLFASDEPLDARQVANRLGDEMTPGEIRAIILRIAGRHDGSGIELVERGGHWHFQTPSDLAHLLRRERDDPRKLSRAAAEVLAIVAYHEPVSRAEIEAIRGVQTSKGTLDVLMEAEWIAPAGRREVPGRPLIYKTTDAFLQHFGLTSRKDLPGIEDLRAAGLLDPVDLAFEEAMGELDLVKDGEEA, encoded by the coding sequence ATGATCGACGACCTCGAACGCGCTATCGAAGCCATGCTGTTCGCCAGCGACGAACCGCTCGATGCACGGCAGGTGGCGAATCGTCTGGGTGATGAAATGACGCCGGGAGAGATTCGCGCGATTATCCTGCGGATCGCCGGCCGCCACGACGGCAGCGGGATCGAGCTGGTCGAGCGGGGCGGGCATTGGCACTTCCAGACCCCGTCCGACCTTGCGCACCTGCTAAGGCGCGAGCGCGACGATCCGCGCAAACTGTCGCGGGCGGCGGCCGAGGTGCTTGCGATCGTCGCTTATCACGAGCCCGTCAGCCGCGCCGAGATAGAGGCGATCCGCGGCGTCCAGACATCGAAGGGAACGCTCGACGTGCTGATGGAGGCCGAATGGATCGCACCCGCCGGCCGCCGCGAGGTGCCGGGCAGGCCATTGATTTACAAGACGACCGACGCGTTCCTGCAACATTTCGGCCTCACCAGCCGCAAGGACCTGCCGGGAATCGAGGATTTGCGTGCGGCCGGACTGCTCGATCCCGTCGACCTCGCGTTCGAGGAAGCGATGGGCGAACTGGACCTAGTAAAAGATGGCGAAGAGGCTTAG
- a CDS encoding ScpA family protein, with amino-acid sequence MEELPLDFELVPAAAAEREDALQLSLDSWEGPLDLLLTLARSQKVDLRQISILQLVEQYLGFIAEMRAKLEVAADYLVMAAWLAYLKSALLLPKDPLEEPSPDELALRLQLRLQRLAAMREAAARLLARDRVGRDVFLRAKPEGLRDVKLRRWDASLYDLLSAYGQVKLRTEPVVHMVSRRPVVTLDAALHHLERLIGIKLDWAELSDFLPTDYQGPLRRSAIASSFVAALELARQGRVDLKQDGAFEPLYLKAAQA; translated from the coding sequence ATGGAAGAATTGCCGCTCGACTTCGAACTGGTTCCGGCGGCGGCGGCAGAGCGCGAGGATGCGCTGCAGCTCAGTCTGGACAGCTGGGAGGGGCCGCTCGACCTGTTGCTGACGCTCGCGCGCAGCCAGAAGGTCGATCTGCGGCAGATTTCGATCCTGCAACTTGTCGAGCAGTATCTGGGCTTCATCGCCGAAATGCGCGCGAAGCTGGAGGTCGCGGCCGATTATCTGGTGATGGCGGCGTGGCTCGCTTATCTGAAATCGGCACTGTTGCTTCCCAAGGATCCGCTCGAGGAACCGTCCCCCGATGAACTGGCGCTGCGCCTGCAGCTTCGCCTCCAGCGGCTCGCGGCGATGCGCGAGGCGGCGGCACGCCTGCTCGCGCGCGACCGTGTCGGCCGCGACGTCTTTCTGCGCGCAAAGCCTGAAGGGCTGCGCGATGTAAAGCTGCGCCGCTGGGACGCCAGCCTGTACGATCTGCTCTCGGCCTATGGTCAGGTGAAGCTGCGTACCGAACCCGTCGTGCATATGGTTTCGCGGCGCCCCGTGGTGACGCTCGATGCCGCGCTCCACCATCTGGAGCGGCTGATCGGGATCAAGCTCGACTGGGCGGAGCTCTCGGATTTCCTGCCGACGGACTATCAGGGCCCCCTGCGCCGGTCGGCGATCGCGTCGAGCTTTGTCGCCGCACTCGAACTGGCGCGGCAAGGCCGCGTCGACCTGAAACAGGACGGCGCTTTCGAACCGCTTTATCTGAAGGCCGCACAAGCATGA
- the nagZ gene encoding beta-N-acetylhexosaminidase, translated as MIPAIFGLSGLTLTDDERAFFRDSDPAGYILFGRNIENREQLKRLTDELRSLDGRTNLPILIDQEGGRVARMKAPEWPDFPSGAAFDALYERAPASAIEAARLNAMALAAMLAEVGITVDCLPLLDVRQPGASDVIGDRALGSEPMRVAALGRAILSGLQDGGVVGIVKHIPGHGRALFDSHEKLSRVTASDHDLLTDLAPFAALRDAAMAMTCHVIFEAWDKDLPATLSPTIIDGIIRQRVGFHGLLMTDDLDMKALSGDVPSRAADAIAAGCDIALNCWAKMDDMVGIANALDPISTVSRARLEGAMDRIAGAHDPREFGVLVDQRDALLAIA; from the coding sequence ATGATACCCGCTATTTTCGGCCTTTCGGGGCTGACCCTGACCGATGACGAGCGCGCCTTCTTTCGCGATAGCGACCCTGCGGGCTATATTCTCTTCGGCCGCAACATCGAAAATCGCGAGCAGCTGAAGCGCCTGACGGATGAGCTGCGCAGCCTCGACGGCCGTACGAATCTGCCGATCCTGATCGATCAGGAAGGCGGGCGGGTTGCGCGCATGAAGGCGCCGGAATGGCCCGATTTTCCGAGCGGCGCGGCGTTCGATGCCCTGTACGAACGGGCGCCGGCAAGCGCGATAGAGGCGGCGCGGCTCAATGCGATGGCGCTCGCCGCGATGCTTGCCGAGGTCGGGATCACCGTTGACTGTCTGCCGTTGCTCGATGTGCGCCAGCCCGGCGCGAGTGACGTCATCGGCGACCGCGCGCTTGGCAGCGAACCGATGCGCGTCGCGGCGCTCGGCCGCGCGATTTTGAGTGGCCTTCAGGACGGCGGCGTAGTCGGCATCGTCAAGCATATCCCCGGCCACGGGCGTGCGCTGTTCGATTCGCACGAGAAACTGTCGCGCGTGACCGCGTCCGATCACGATCTGCTGACCGACCTCGCGCCTTTCGCGGCGCTGCGCGACGCCGCGATGGCGATGACCTGTCATGTGATTTTCGAGGCGTGGGACAAGGATTTGCCTGCTACGCTGTCGCCGACGATCATCGACGGCATCATTCGTCAACGCGTCGGTTTCCACGGCCTGCTGATGACCGACGATCTCGACATGAAGGCGCTGTCTGGCGACGTGCCGTCGCGCGCCGCCGATGCGATCGCCGCGGGCTGCGACATCGCGCTCAACTGCTGGGCGAAGATGGACGACATGGTCGGCATCGCGAACGCGCTCGATCCGATCAGCACGGTATCGCGCGCGCGGCTCGAAGGGGCGATGGACCGGATTGCCGGCGCGCATGACCCGCGTGAGTTCGGCGTGCTCGTCGACCAGCGCGACGCGCTGCTGGCAATAGCCTGA
- a CDS encoding SPOR domain-containing protein, whose translation MAEDKEAGLGLDGEERLPWLEAADEYEDDGEVSPARLLIMVFGGLILIGAVLGGLWWMQNGGARGQGELIVADKGDYKVAPKTDGAKTFEGEGDASFAATEGAVPSGKVDASRMPEEPAVTPEEREAAAKAATAKAKADKDAAAKAEAARIAAADKGKPKPAAMSVKTADTVAKDKASTGGSATIQLGAFSSEAAATKAWTTLSKRFPYLADLGKSVSPATAGGKTVYRLRASAGSTANATSLCGKLRVAGENCDVVR comes from the coding sequence ATGGCCGAGGACAAAGAGGCGGGGCTGGGTCTGGATGGCGAGGAGCGCCTGCCCTGGCTCGAAGCGGCCGATGAATATGAGGATGATGGCGAGGTCTCACCGGCCCGCCTGTTGATCATGGTGTTTGGCGGGCTGATTCTGATCGGCGCGGTGCTTGGCGGTCTCTGGTGGATGCAGAACGGCGGCGCACGCGGGCAGGGCGAGCTGATCGTTGCCGACAAGGGCGACTACAAGGTCGCGCCGAAAACCGACGGTGCGAAAACCTTCGAGGGCGAGGGCGACGCAAGCTTCGCCGCGACCGAGGGCGCGGTGCCGTCGGGCAAGGTCGATGCGAGCCGGATGCCCGAGGAACCGGCCGTGACGCCGGAGGAACGTGAAGCCGCCGCAAAGGCCGCAACGGCCAAGGCCAAGGCCGACAAGGACGCCGCCGCGAAAGCCGAGGCTGCGCGCATCGCCGCGGCGGACAAGGGCAAGCCCAAGCCGGCGGCCATGTCGGTCAAGACTGCCGATACGGTTGCGAAGGACAAGGCTTCGACCGGCGGATCGGCGACGATCCAGCTCGGCGCGTTCAGCAGCGAGGCCGCAGCGACCAAGGCGTGGACGACGCTTTCGAAGCGTTTCCCGTATCTTGCCGATCTTGGCAAGTCGGTGTCGCCGGCAACTGCGGGCGGCAAGACGGTCTATCGCTTGCGCGCATCGGCGGGATCGACGGCAAATGCGACGTCGCTGTGCGGAAAATTGCGCGTTGCGGGTGAAAATTGCGACGTCGTCCGTTGA